From one Pseudactinotalea sp. HY158 genomic stretch:
- the larE gene encoding ATP-dependent sacrificial sulfur transferase LarE, producing the protein MTPRTEPTPEALTGALARARADLRGHAPLGVAYSGGVDSATLLALAVAELGADQVVAILGVSPSLATDERERAHATAREIGARVVEIRTHEGENESYRANGPDRCFHCKDELFTRISDELVDELGLAAIAYGENADDARRPDRPGAQAAVDHRVLRPMSAAGMTKLMVRQAARQLGVPVADKPAAPCLASRIPHFQEVTPEKLRQIDEAEGGLRRLGFTDCRVRHHGEIARIEVPIAEIPAAARQHEAIHTLVTAAGFTFAALDLRGIQSGAFTLPLVLGATRA; encoded by the coding sequence ATGACACCGCGAACCGAACCGACCCCCGAGGCCCTGACCGGCGCCCTCGCCCGAGCGCGAGCCGATCTCCGCGGTCACGCCCCGCTCGGGGTGGCCTACTCCGGCGGCGTCGATTCGGCCACACTGCTGGCCCTCGCGGTCGCGGAGCTCGGGGCCGACCAGGTGGTCGCGATCCTCGGCGTCTCCCCGAGCCTGGCCACCGACGAGCGTGAGCGAGCCCACGCGACGGCCCGCGAGATCGGCGCCCGGGTCGTCGAGATCCGCACCCACGAGGGCGAGAACGAGTCGTACCGGGCGAACGGCCCGGACCGCTGCTTCCACTGCAAGGACGAGCTGTTCACCCGGATCTCCGACGAACTCGTGGACGAGCTCGGGCTCGCGGCCATCGCCTACGGCGAGAACGCCGACGACGCCCGCCGCCCCGACCGCCCCGGCGCGCAGGCCGCGGTCGACCACCGGGTGCTGCGGCCGATGTCCGCGGCCGGCATGACCAAGCTCATGGTGCGGCAGGCGGCCCGGCAGCTCGGCGTCCCGGTCGCCGACAAGCCCGCCGCGCCGTGCCTCGCCTCCCGTATCCCGCACTTCCAGGAGGTGACGCCGGAGAAGCTGCGCCAGATCGACGAGGCGGAGGGCGGGCTGCGCCGGCTCGGGTTCACCGACTGTCGGGTTCGTCACCACGGCGAGATCGCCCGCATCGAGGTGCCCATCGCCGAGATCCCCGCCGCGGCCCGGCAGCACGAGGCCATCCACACCCTCGTCACGGCCGCCGGGTTCACGTTCGCGGCCCTCGACCTGCGCGGCATCCAGTCCGGCGCGTTCACCCTGCCGCTCGTGCTCGGGGCCACCCGTGCCTGA
- the nhaA gene encoding Na+/H+ antiporter NhaA, translated as MTTTPAPRGPLAGYRRKLGSETFAGMVLLGGAVVALAWANSPWRETYAALSAVTIGPESLGLSLSLSTWAADGLLALFFFVVGLELKNEFVNGSLHNLRRAAVPVIAAVCGMLGPAAVYLLVQWVSGAQVWQGWAIPVATDIAFAVALLGIFGRSFPPALRTFLLTLAVVDDLLGITIIAVAFTDHVSILLLLASLATIAVFALLLRARIMHWWVLVPLAVLAWALMHAAGVHATVAGVLLGLVVPATTRPQEAMPLVDRFASRIDWISAGFVLPIFAFFAAGINIVDAGGLGSVLTDPVSVGVSLALPLGKFIGIWGGTALLVAFTPLLLGDGLRLRDLPGMTLLAGVGFTVSLLIAQLSFDPTAVEGEHARIGVILGSVLAAALGAIVLKATGRRHASRSM; from the coding sequence GTGACGACCACCCCTGCACCTCGCGGCCCCCTCGCCGGCTACCGCCGCAAACTCGGCTCCGAGACCTTCGCAGGCATGGTCCTCCTGGGCGGCGCCGTCGTGGCCCTCGCGTGGGCCAACTCCCCCTGGCGCGAGACCTACGCCGCGCTGTCGGCGGTGACGATCGGGCCGGAGTCGCTGGGACTGTCGCTCTCGCTGTCCACGTGGGCGGCGGACGGCCTGCTCGCCCTCTTCTTCTTCGTGGTGGGCCTGGAGCTCAAGAACGAATTCGTCAACGGCTCGCTCCACAACCTGCGCAGGGCCGCGGTGCCGGTCATCGCCGCCGTCTGCGGGATGCTCGGCCCCGCCGCCGTGTATCTGCTCGTCCAGTGGGTCAGCGGCGCCCAGGTGTGGCAGGGCTGGGCGATCCCGGTCGCCACCGACATCGCCTTCGCGGTCGCGCTGCTCGGCATCTTCGGGCGCTCCTTCCCACCGGCGCTGCGCACCTTCCTGCTCACCCTGGCGGTGGTCGACGACCTGCTCGGCATCACGATCATCGCCGTGGCCTTCACCGACCACGTGAGCATCCTGCTGCTGCTCGCCTCGCTCGCGACCATCGCGGTCTTCGCCCTGCTGCTGCGGGCCCGGATCATGCACTGGTGGGTCCTCGTTCCCCTCGCGGTGCTCGCGTGGGCGCTCATGCACGCCGCCGGTGTGCACGCCACGGTCGCGGGCGTGCTGCTGGGCCTCGTCGTGCCGGCCACGACCCGCCCGCAGGAGGCGATGCCGCTCGTCGACCGGTTCGCGAGCCGGATCGACTGGATCTCCGCGGGCTTCGTGCTGCCGATCTTCGCCTTCTTCGCCGCGGGGATCAACATCGTGGACGCCGGGGGGCTGGGCTCCGTACTGACCGATCCCGTCTCGGTGGGCGTCAGCCTCGCACTCCCGCTCGGCAAGTTCATCGGGATCTGGGGCGGGACGGCCCTGCTCGTCGCGTTCACCCCGCTCCTCCTCGGCGACGGACTGAGGCTGCGCGATCTGCCGGGGATGACGCTGCTCGCGGGCGTCGGGTTCACGGTCTCGCTGCTCATCGCGCAGCTGTCGTTCGATCCCACCGCCGTCGAGGGCGAGCACGCCCGCATCGGGGTCATCCTCGGCTCCGTGCTCGCCGCCGCGCTCGGCGCGATCGTGCTCAAGGCGACCGGGCGGCGGCACGCAAGCCGGTCCATGTGA
- the larB gene encoding nickel pincer cofactor biosynthesis protein LarB translates to MLVLSAGTSDVPVALEAQLTARHLGREASLLADVGVAGLHRLLAQVDRLREASAIVVAAGMDGALPGVVAGLVSAPVIAVPTSVGYGAAFAGLAPLLTMLNACAPGVAVVNIDNGYGAGHLAAQISADRTPVATPGNR, encoded by the coding sequence GTGCTCGTGCTCAGCGCCGGCACCTCCGACGTGCCGGTGGCGCTCGAGGCGCAGCTGACCGCCCGCCACCTCGGGCGGGAGGCCTCCCTCCTGGCCGACGTCGGCGTGGCGGGCCTGCACCGCCTCCTCGCCCAGGTCGATCGGCTGCGCGAGGCCTCGGCGATCGTCGTGGCCGCGGGTATGGACGGCGCCCTACCGGGTGTCGTCGCGGGCCTCGTGAGCGCACCGGTCATCGCCGTGCCCACCTCCGTCGGCTACGGCGCGGCCTTCGCCGGGCTCGCCCCGCTGCTCACGATGCTCAACGCCTGCGCGCCCGGGGTCGCCGTGGTCAACATCGACAACGGGTACGGCGCCGGGCACCTCGCCGCCCAGATCTCCGCGGACCGCACGCCCGTGGCAACCCCTGGCAACCGTTAG
- the uxaC gene encoding glucuronate isomerase, with amino-acid sequence MPAPAPLTVHPDRLLPADPTVRGIARSLYEHTKSLPIISPHSHVPADWLSTNEPFADPTHLLLQPDHYALRLLHANGADLSDLGRGPGGFAPLAEEAARRAWRILCENYHVFRGTPVKYWFDTTFAEVFGVSRAPSAQTADALYDEIAAALTTPEFRPRALFERFGMSVLATTDDPLDDLSAHAALAADGTFTGRVLPTFRPDRFLEPARADWPDLVRRLGEVSGVDTGDYRGYVAALENRRAYFKAHGAVSSDHSHADAGTEPLEAGEAAVIYAAALAGEATPAQATAFRRHMVHEMARMATEDGLVMTLHPAVRRNHDPRTFAEYGPDTGADIPTSVEFTHALQPLLGRFGNHPDFTLVVFTIDETVYSRELAPMAGFYRSMHVGVPWWFLDAPDAIRRFRGAVTETAGFYRTSGFIDDTRAFLSIPTRHDMARRLDAGYLAGLVAEHRLSEDEAHAVALDLVTTIPAKVFKL; translated from the coding sequence ATGCCTGCACCTGCACCGCTCACGGTCCACCCCGACCGCCTGCTCCCGGCCGACCCGACCGTCCGGGGGATCGCCCGGAGCCTGTACGAGCACACGAAGAGCCTGCCGATCATCTCCCCGCACTCTCACGTGCCCGCCGACTGGCTCTCCACGAACGAGCCCTTCGCCGACCCCACCCACCTGCTGCTCCAGCCCGACCACTACGCGCTGCGCCTCCTGCACGCGAACGGGGCGGACCTGTCGGATCTCGGTCGGGGACCGGGCGGGTTCGCCCCGCTGGCGGAGGAGGCGGCCCGGCGGGCCTGGCGGATCCTCTGCGAGAACTATCACGTCTTCCGCGGCACGCCCGTGAAGTACTGGTTCGACACCACCTTCGCCGAGGTGTTCGGGGTGAGCCGGGCGCCGAGCGCGCAGACCGCCGATGCGCTCTACGACGAGATCGCCGCGGCCCTGACGACCCCCGAGTTCCGCCCGCGCGCGCTCTTCGAGCGCTTCGGCATGAGCGTGCTGGCCACGACGGACGACCCGCTCGACGACCTGAGCGCGCACGCGGCGCTCGCCGCCGACGGCACGTTCACCGGGCGGGTGCTGCCCACATTCCGGCCCGACCGGTTCCTCGAGCCGGCCCGCGCCGACTGGCCCGACCTCGTGCGCCGGCTCGGCGAGGTGAGCGGCGTCGACACCGGTGACTACCGCGGCTACGTCGCGGCCCTGGAGAACCGCCGCGCCTATTTCAAGGCCCACGGCGCCGTCTCCAGCGACCACTCCCACGCCGACGCGGGCACCGAACCCCTCGAAGCCGGCGAGGCCGCGGTGATCTACGCCGCCGCCCTCGCGGGGGAGGCGACCCCCGCCCAGGCGACGGCGTTCCGTCGGCACATGGTCCACGAGATGGCCCGGATGGCCACCGAGGACGGCCTGGTCATGACGCTGCACCCGGCGGTGCGGCGCAACCACGACCCCCGCACCTTCGCCGAGTACGGCCCCGATACGGGCGCCGACATCCCTACGAGCGTCGAGTTCACCCACGCCCTGCAGCCGCTGCTCGGACGGTTCGGCAATCACCCCGACTTCACCCTCGTCGTCTTCACGATCGACGAGACGGTCTACTCCCGCGAGCTCGCCCCGATGGCCGGGTTCTACCGCTCGATGCACGTGGGCGTGCCCTGGTGGTTCCTCGACGCGCCGGACGCGATCCGGCGGTTCCGCGGCGCGGTGACCGAGACGGCCGGGTTCTACCGCACGTCGGGTTTCATCGACGACACCCGGGCGTTCCTCTCGATCCCGACCCGGCACGACATGGCCCGCCGGCTCGACGCCGGATATCTCGCCGGGCTCGTCGCCGAGCACCGGCTGAGCGAGGACGAGGCACACGCCGTCGCCCTCGACCTGGTCACGACCATCCCCGCGAAGGTGTTCAAGCTATGA
- a CDS encoding TRAP transporter large permease, with the protein MDPATLAGLILLFGIIIGIVLSVPIAVVIGAVSFIAAVPLLGMQEAVLVTSQRMFTGINSFPLLAIPLFVLAGVIMNNGGIAGRLVDAAKVVTGRMPASLAQTNVVANAMFGAVSGAAVAAAAAVGTVMNPRMSAEGYKKPFSAAVNVASAPSGMLIPPSNTFIVYSLVSSTSIAALFMAGVFPGILWALACMVIVYLYARRQKGKLKSTDRVTFAQAMLVFWRAVPSMLMIIVVVGGIIFGYFTATESASIAVVYCLVLSAIYRSIKFRELPGILIDAGRTTAIVMLLVAVSTALSFVMSFARIPDVISDTILGATDSKVVVLLIMMVILLIVGTFMDPTPAILIFVPIFLPIALELGVDPVHFGAMVVMNLSVGVITPPVGNVLFVGARVARLRIEPVIKQLWPFLLAIIAMLFLVVFVPQLSLWLPTSTGLLIP; encoded by the coding sequence ATGGATCCCGCAACGCTCGCCGGACTCATCCTGCTCTTCGGCATCATCATCGGCATCGTGCTCTCGGTGCCCATCGCGGTCGTCATCGGCGCCGTCTCGTTCATCGCCGCCGTGCCCCTGCTCGGGATGCAGGAGGCGGTCCTCGTCACCTCCCAGCGCATGTTCACCGGGATCAACTCCTTCCCGCTGCTGGCGATCCCGCTGTTCGTGCTCGCGGGCGTCATCATGAACAACGGCGGCATCGCGGGCCGGCTCGTCGACGCCGCGAAGGTCGTCACCGGGCGCATGCCCGCCTCGCTCGCGCAGACGAACGTCGTGGCCAACGCCATGTTCGGCGCGGTCTCGGGGGCCGCGGTGGCCGCCGCCGCGGCGGTCGGCACGGTCATGAACCCGCGGATGTCCGCCGAGGGATACAAGAAGCCGTTCTCCGCCGCGGTGAACGTCGCCTCGGCGCCGTCGGGGATGCTCATCCCGCCCTCGAACACGTTCATCGTCTACTCGCTCGTCTCGAGCACGTCGATCGCGGCGCTGTTCATGGCCGGGGTCTTCCCGGGCATCCTGTGGGCCCTGGCCTGCATGGTCATCGTGTACCTGTACGCGCGCCGCCAGAAGGGCAAGCTCAAGTCCACCGATCGGGTGACCTTCGCCCAGGCGATGCTCGTGTTCTGGCGCGCCGTGCCCTCGATGCTCATGATCATCGTCGTGGTCGGGGGCATCATCTTCGGCTACTTCACCGCCACCGAGTCGGCATCGATCGCCGTCGTCTACTGCCTCGTGCTCTCGGCGATCTACCGCTCGATCAAGTTCCGGGAACTGCCGGGCATCCTCATCGACGCCGGCCGCACGACCGCCATCGTCATGCTGCTCGTGGCGGTCTCGACCGCGCTGTCCTTCGTCATGTCCTTCGCGCGGATCCCGGACGTCATCTCCGACACGATCCTCGGGGCCACGGACAGCAAGGTCGTCGTGCTGCTCATCATGATGGTCATCCTGCTCATCGTCGGAACCTTCATGGACCCGACGCCGGCGATCCTCATCTTCGTGCCGATCTTCCTGCCCATCGCGCTCGAGCTCGGAGTCGACCCGGTGCACTTCGGTGCGATGGTCGTGATGAACCTGTCGGTCGGGGTGATCACCCCGCCGGTGGGCAATGTGCTCTTCGTCGGGGCACGCGTGGCCCGGTTGCGGATCGAACCGGTGATCAAGCAGCTGTGGCCGTTCCTGCTCGCGATCATCGCGATGCTCTTCCTCGTGGTGTTCGTGCCCCAGCTCTCGCTGTGGCTGCCCACCTCCACCGGCCTGCTCATCCCCTGA
- a CDS encoding TRAP transporter substrate-binding protein, with product MRMKKTPILVAGIASAGLLLGACSGGGSSDGGDGSGSTMRLALNQTEEHPSYIALDNFGQALEESTDGRWGIDVFPNETLGAQAEALQLVSDGSVDMAVVSGAQLENLNADFTAYNLPKVFTDIDHQMQVINNPGELTSELFASLEESNNLTVIGGLTQGSRSVYTTFGAVESPADLAGKKMRVQESDLNVAIAEALGAAATPMAYGELYTGLQSGVVDAAENNEVSYFTQKHFEVAPYFSYTNHVVGLDYVIINTDKLESMTDEDRAAFDEGWAAAWAEHTELWTQATQDAIDGATAGGATFTEVDDAAFSDALAAVAEEFIKTDNQQALYDNAREGQ from the coding sequence ATGCGTATGAAGAAGACTCCGATCCTCGTCGCCGGCATCGCGTCCGCGGGCCTCCTGCTCGGAGCGTGCAGCGGCGGTGGCAGCAGCGACGGCGGCGACGGCTCCGGCTCGACCATGCGCCTCGCGCTCAACCAGACCGAGGAGCACCCCTCCTACATCGCCCTCGACAACTTCGGTCAGGCCCTCGAGGAGAGCACCGACGGCCGCTGGGGAATCGACGTCTTCCCGAACGAGACGCTCGGCGCCCAGGCCGAGGCCCTCCAGCTCGTCTCCGACGGCAGCGTCGACATGGCGGTCGTCTCGGGCGCCCAGCTCGAGAACCTCAACGCCGACTTCACCGCCTACAACCTGCCCAAGGTCTTCACCGACATCGACCACCAGATGCAGGTGATCAACAACCCGGGCGAGCTGACGAGCGAGCTGTTCGCCTCCCTCGAGGAGTCGAACAACCTCACCGTCATCGGCGGCCTGACCCAGGGCAGCCGCAGCGTCTACACGACCTTCGGCGCCGTCGAGAGCCCGGCCGACCTGGCCGGCAAGAAGATGCGCGTGCAGGAGTCCGACCTGAACGTCGCGATCGCCGAGGCGCTCGGCGCCGCCGCCACGCCGATGGCCTACGGCGAGCTCTACACGGGCCTGCAGTCCGGGGTCGTGGACGCCGCCGAGAACAACGAGGTCTCCTACTTCACCCAGAAGCACTTCGAGGTCGCCCCGTACTTCTCGTACACGAACCACGTCGTCGGCCTCGACTACGTCATCATCAACACGGACAAGCTCGAGAGCATGACCGATGAGGACCGCGCCGCCTTCGACGAGGGCTGGGCCGCCGCCTGGGCCGAGCACACCGAGCTGTGGACGCAGGCCACCCAGGACGCCATCGACGGCGCGACCGCCGGCGGGGCCACGTTCACCGAGGTCGACGACGCCGCCTTCTCCGACGCCCTGGCCGCCGTCGCCGAGGAGTTCATCAAGACCGACAACCAGCAGGCCCTCTACGACAACGCCCGCGAAGGCCAGTGA
- a CDS encoding LacI family DNA-binding transcriptional regulator gives MDSGNEIVGRAVTIYDVATAAGVAPSTVSRALARPGRVSAVTAAKVRRAAAELGYQRSSAAPTLPHAPSRRLAMLVADIANPVFVEVIRGAEAAAEAADHSLVLIDTRESSVRERLVEPLLPMLDGLLLTSPRLSDSGIRMLAKQRPVVVLNRIVQGLPSVLTDSARGARRAVEHLGALGHEEVTYLAGPEASWTDGVRWRSIQEAGMELYLRTRRIGPQEPTIQGGLRAARRWAAQPTTAVVAFNDVMAIGFIQGLRALGIEVPGEVSVVGFDNSQVGSLTTPALTSVASPLRSQGATATRNLLAIIGGARPTSEPVLLPVKLVPRASTGKARPGRLVFR, from the coding sequence ATGGACTCCGGGAACGAGATCGTCGGGCGGGCAGTGACCATCTACGACGTCGCCACGGCCGCGGGCGTTGCCCCGTCGACGGTCTCGCGGGCGCTGGCACGGCCGGGCCGCGTGAGCGCCGTCACCGCCGCGAAGGTGCGCCGGGCGGCGGCCGAACTGGGCTATCAGCGCTCGTCCGCCGCGCCGACGCTTCCGCACGCCCCCTCCCGCCGGCTTGCGATGCTCGTCGCCGACATCGCCAATCCCGTGTTCGTCGAGGTGATCCGCGGGGCCGAGGCGGCCGCAGAGGCCGCCGACCATTCGCTCGTGCTCATCGACACCCGCGAGAGCAGCGTGCGGGAGCGGTTGGTCGAGCCGCTGCTGCCGATGCTCGACGGGCTCCTGCTCACCAGTCCGCGACTGTCGGACTCGGGAATCCGGATGCTCGCCAAGCAGCGCCCGGTCGTGGTGCTCAACCGGATCGTCCAGGGCCTGCCGTCGGTGCTCACGGATTCGGCGCGGGGGGCCCGGCGCGCGGTCGAGCATCTCGGTGCGCTCGGGCACGAGGAGGTGACCTACCTCGCTGGACCGGAGGCGTCGTGGACCGACGGTGTGCGCTGGCGGAGCATCCAGGAGGCGGGGATGGAGTTGTACCTGCGCACGAGGCGGATCGGGCCGCAGGAGCCGACCATCCAGGGCGGGCTACGCGCCGCGCGTCGCTGGGCCGCGCAGCCGACCACCGCCGTCGTGGCCTTCAACGACGTCATGGCGATCGGCTTCATCCAGGGGCTGCGGGCCCTGGGCATCGAGGTCCCGGGGGAGGTGAGCGTCGTCGGATTCGACAATTCCCAGGTCGGGTCGCTCACCACCCCCGCGCTCACCTCGGTCGCCTCCCCGCTGCGATCCCAGGGGGCGACCGCGACCCGCAACCTGCTCGCGATCATCGGGGGAGCCCGGCCGACGTCCGAACCGGTGCTGCTGCCCGTCAAGCTCGTGCCGCGGGCATCGACCGGCAAGGCCCGCCCCGGCCGGCTCGTCTTCCGCTAG
- a CDS encoding TRAP transporter small permease, translating to MESIKKGLDRTLYWITVVLFALLVLIVVWQVFSRQVLSSPATWTDEGARQTFVWLGLFASAFLFGERGHIAVEVIVRRFPPRTEQIIAIVVQLIVLAFALIVLVWGGWRASQNAWTQELSALPFTFGQMYLALPVSGLLMAFYSIFYLRGLVRGDVSPYPDVESEDDPEVQLSKYSASSELLPESTQSPEAIDQTREG from the coding sequence ATGGAATCGATCAAGAAGGGCCTGGACAGGACCCTCTACTGGATCACCGTCGTCCTCTTCGCACTCCTCGTACTCATCGTCGTGTGGCAGGTGTTCAGCCGACAGGTGCTGAGCAGCCCGGCCACCTGGACCGATGAGGGAGCCCGACAGACCTTCGTCTGGCTCGGCCTGTTCGCCTCCGCGTTCCTCTTCGGGGAACGCGGGCACATCGCCGTCGAGGTGATCGTGCGGCGCTTCCCGCCGCGGACCGAGCAGATCATCGCGATCGTCGTGCAGCTCATCGTGCTCGCCTTCGCGCTCATCGTGCTCGTCTGGGGCGGCTGGCGGGCCTCGCAGAACGCCTGGACCCAGGAGCTCAGCGCGCTGCCGTTCACGTTCGGGCAGATGTACCTCGCGCTGCCGGTCTCCGGACTCCTCATGGCGTTCTACTCGATCTTCTACCTCAGGGGGCTCGTCCGGGGCGACGTCTCCCCCTATCCCGACGTCGAGTCCGAGGACGACCCCGAAGTGCAGCTGAGCAAGTACTCGGCGAGCAGTGAGCTGCTGCCGGAATCGACCCAGTCGCCCGAGGCAATCGACCAGACCAGGGAGGGCTGA
- a CDS encoding lactate racemase domain-containing protein, producing the protein MTWFKHEARFISRPEIESLCDRLLDEAAERLGIVEYRRVLLLPPDLTRAHSGTGWMTEYLYHRLTDSGAEVHVIPTLGQHVPHTRADNEWMFGSIPEERIHAHDWKNGVTHVGTVPAEFVREQTGGAVDWEMPIDLNTMLMTEQWDLIVNVGHVVPHEVLGFANHNKNYFIGLGGKRLLGSSHMASAVYGIENNLGNLLTPVRACFNYAEEHFLADLPDVYLQVVMDYDDEGRLAHTGVYVGDDLETYYDAARASRDQNFTIFDEPAHKIVAVMQADEFRATWVANKAVYRTRMALADGGELVVIAPGVERFGEQPEVDDLVRKYGYISQAEAVELYRTEADMQDIPHGTAHLVHGSSEGRFTITYAPGHLGREEIESVGYRYLDVNEALRRYDPAVMKDGWNTMPDGEEVFYISTPSAGLWATREKLLARADHERYEG; encoded by the coding sequence ATGACGTGGTTCAAGCACGAGGCCCGGTTCATCTCCCGGCCCGAGATCGAGAGTCTGTGTGATCGCCTGCTCGACGAGGCCGCCGAGCGGCTGGGCATCGTCGAGTACCGCCGGGTGCTGCTGCTGCCGCCCGACCTCACCCGCGCCCACTCCGGCACGGGCTGGATGACCGAGTACCTCTATCACCGGCTCACGGATTCCGGGGCCGAGGTGCACGTCATCCCCACGCTCGGCCAGCACGTTCCCCACACCCGCGCCGACAACGAGTGGATGTTCGGGTCGATCCCCGAGGAGCGCATCCACGCCCACGACTGGAAGAACGGCGTGACCCACGTCGGCACCGTGCCCGCCGAATTCGTGCGGGAGCAGACCGGCGGCGCGGTCGACTGGGAGATGCCGATCGACCTGAACACGATGCTCATGACCGAGCAGTGGGATCTGATCGTCAACGTCGGCCACGTCGTGCCCCACGAGGTGCTCGGGTTCGCCAACCACAACAAGAACTACTTCATCGGACTCGGCGGCAAGCGCCTGCTCGGCTCCTCCCACATGGCCTCGGCCGTGTACGGGATCGAGAACAACCTCGGCAACCTCCTCACCCCGGTGCGGGCCTGCTTCAACTACGCCGAGGAGCACTTCCTCGCCGACCTGCCGGACGTGTACCTGCAGGTGGTCATGGACTACGACGACGAGGGCCGCCTGGCCCACACCGGCGTCTACGTCGGCGACGACCTCGAGACCTATTACGACGCCGCGCGCGCCTCCCGGGACCAGAACTTCACGATCTTCGACGAGCCCGCCCACAAGATCGTCGCGGTCATGCAGGCCGACGAGTTCCGCGCGACCTGGGTCGCGAACAAGGCGGTGTACCGCACGCGGATGGCGCTGGCCGACGGCGGCGAGCTCGTGGTCATCGCACCCGGGGTCGAGCGGTTCGGTGAGCAGCCGGAGGTCGACGACCTCGTGCGCAAATACGGCTACATCTCCCAGGCGGAGGCGGTCGAGCTGTACCGGACCGAGGCGGACATGCAGGACATCCCCCACGGCACGGCCCACCTCGTGCACGGGTCGAGCGAGGGCCGGTTCACGATCACGTACGCCCCCGGCCACCTCGGCCGGGAGGAGATCGAGTCGGTCGGCTACCGCTACCTCGACGTGAACGAGGCGCTGCGGCGCTACGATCCGGCGGTCATGAAGGACGGCTGGAACACCATGCCGGACGGCGAGGAGGTCTTCTACATCTCCACCCCGTCGGCCGGCCTGTGGGCCACGCGCGAGAAGCTGCTGGCCCGCGCCGACCACGAACGCTACGAGGGCTGA
- a CDS encoding mannitol dehydrogenase family protein, translating to MKRLARDVSHEPAPVRIVHLGLGNFFRAHQAWYTGRAPDASEWGIAAFTGRRPDGARVLAPQDGLYTLITRGPAEDSFEVVDSVSAVHTASDHAALLDYFRDPEVALVTMTVTEAGYLHRGGALVLDDEQVVADLAALRADPYRAVVTVPGKLVAGLLARQVAGAGPITLLPCDNLPGNGEVVERVVRDFAAAADGDLLEWIDEHVDFASSMVDRITPAASAEDERTVREHLGMEDASPVRTEPFSEWVMSGAFPAGRPRWEDAGASIVADVVPYEQRKLLLLNGSHSLLAYSGPLLGHETVDEAIADPRCRAWVNELWDDATATVPLPVAEVAAYRSALLERFDNPRMGDALARIAMDGSQKIPVRIVPVVRTERGAGRMPTGAARALAAWIAHLRGHGTPVTDVEGASWQESAAGEAGAAVTAVLERLGIGGDADLEELVGRYLAEFEQNRRA from the coding sequence ATGAAGAGACTCGCCCGCGACGTGTCGCACGAGCCCGCCCCCGTCCGCATCGTCCACCTGGGACTCGGGAACTTCTTCCGCGCCCATCAGGCGTGGTACACCGGCCGGGCGCCGGACGCCTCCGAGTGGGGCATCGCCGCGTTCACCGGTCGCCGCCCCGACGGGGCGCGCGTGCTCGCCCCCCAGGACGGCCTCTACACCCTCATCACCCGCGGTCCCGCTGAGGACTCGTTCGAGGTGGTCGACTCCGTCAGCGCCGTGCACACGGCGAGCGACCACGCCGCGCTGCTCGACTATTTCCGGGATCCGGAGGTCGCGCTCGTGACCATGACGGTGACCGAGGCCGGCTACCTGCACCGCGGCGGCGCGCTCGTGCTCGACGACGAGCAGGTCGTCGCCGACCTCGCGGCGCTCCGGGCCGATCCCTACCGCGCCGTGGTCACGGTGCCGGGGAAGCTCGTGGCCGGGCTGCTCGCCCGCCAGGTCGCCGGCGCCGGACCGATCACGCTGCTGCCGTGCGACAACCTGCCCGGGAACGGCGAGGTCGTCGAGCGGGTCGTGCGGGACTTCGCGGCCGCCGCCGACGGCGATCTGCTCGAGTGGATCGACGAGCACGTCGACTTCGCCTCGTCGATGGTCGACCGCATCACCCCCGCCGCCTCGGCCGAGGACGAGCGGACCGTGCGCGAGCACCTCGGGATGGAGGACGCGAGCCCGGTGCGCACGGAGCCGTTCAGCGAATGGGTCATGTCGGGCGCGTTCCCCGCCGGCCGGCCCCGCTGGGAGGACGCGGGGGCGAGCATCGTCGCCGACGTCGTCCCCTACGAGCAGCGCAAGCTGCTGCTGCTCAACGGCTCGCACTCGCTGCTCGCCTACAGCGGCCCGCTCCTCGGCCACGAGACCGTGGACGAGGCGATCGCCGATCCACGCTGTCGCGCATGGGTGAACGAGCTCTGGGACGACGCGACCGCCACCGTGCCGCTGCCGGTCGCCGAGGTGGCGGCCTACCGGAGCGCGCTGCTCGAACGGTTCGACAATCCCCGGATGGGCGACGCGCTCGCCCGCATCGCCATGGACGGCTCACAGAAGATCCCGGTCCGGATCGTGCCCGTGGTGCGCACCGAGCGGGGTGCCGGCCGGATGCCGACGGGCGCCGCCCGGGCGCTGGCCGCATGGATCGCGCACCTGCGCGGCCACGGCACCCCAGTGACGGACGTCGAGGGGGCAAGCTGGCAGGAGAGCGCCGCGGGGGAGGCGGGCGCCGCGGTCACGGCCGTGCTCGAGCGGCTCGGGATCGGCGGCGACGCGGACCTCGAGGAACTCGTAGGGCGGTACCTGGCGGAGTTCGAGCAGAACCGCCGCGCCTGA